A window of Nitrospirota bacterium genomic DNA:
ACTTTTTTGCTGTAACAGCTTATGATACAGCAGGAAATGAAAGCAATTTCTCAAGTGAAACTTCTAAAACTATACCTATTCCCATACCCCCTGATTTAATATCTCCAACCGGTACAGTCTCTATTAACAATGATGCGGTTTATACCAATACTTCTAATATTATTCTAACACTATCCTGTACTGATAATGATTCAGGATGCAGGCAGATGCAGTTTTCTGAAGATAATATATCATGGAGTAAATGGGAAGCATTTTCCTCAAATAAAACTTTTACATTTTCCAGTGGAGAAGGGGCAAAGAACATATATGTAAAGTTTCAGGACAATGCCGGCAACATTTCAGTCAGTTGCACTGACTCGATAATAGTTGATAAAACCCCTCCTTCAGGGACATCGTCTATAAACAGTGGCGCAACTTATGCAACCACTTCATGGATTACAATAACGCCGTCATGCAGTGACAATTTAAGCGGTTGTTCATTGATGCGGATTTCAAACGATAACATTGCATGGACATGGTTTACGTGGAAAAACGTTTCGAACAATAAGGATTGGCAGGTACCAAATGGCGATGGGGTTAAAGTAGTTTATATACAATACAGAGATAAGGCAGGCAATTATTCAATTAAACATACAGCAGCTATAACCCTTGATACAACTTCTCCAATTATATCCGGCATAGCAAGTAATAATATAACAACTAATCAATTAACAATAAGCTGGACAAGCAATGAACCGGCCACATCCCATGTAGAATACGGCACAAGTAACCTTTATGGGACGCTCAGTAACCCTGATAATAATTTAACAATATCCCATACAGTTGTATTGTCGGGTTTAACCCCTGACACTACTTATTATTTCCGCGTACGTTCCATAGATCAGGCAGGGAATCAGGGTATATCAACAGGGTACACATTTACAACACTCAGAAATATGCAACCGGAAATACCGGCTCCAATTATGGATATGAGTATCATGCCGGCCTTAAGTACAAAAAATTCTGTGACGATTAACTGGACAGCAACAGGCGCTGATGGTACCGTAGGAACGGCAACAGCCTATGACTTGAGGATGTCAAGATTCAGGATTATAGAAGACGGCATTACTCCAAAACAAGGCGAAATAAACTTTTCAATAGCCCCCAAAATAACAGGTGTCATCTATCCGGCACCTGCCGGTACAGTTGAATCTTTTCAAGTAAATCAACTTGTTCCAAATAGTGTATATTTCTTTGCTATCAAAGCAATTGATGAAAAAGGAAATGTTTCTGCAATATCAAATGTAATAAATGGAAATAATTTTCCGGCACTCCCTGTAACAGCACTAAGAAATGGCTATACAGCTATATCAATACCATTAACAACTCAAACATCAGATGCACAGACATTATTAAGCGGAATTGTCGGTTCGCCGGTAGAAGTTTACTCATGGATGTCTTATGGCATAACTAATGGTGGCGGTTCCTTTACAACTGCAACAAATATCATTCCCGGAAATGGATACTTATTAAAGTCAAACACGAACAATGCTATACTTAATGTTACCGGCACTGTAATTACAGACCCGACCAGAACTATTCCACTTAATTCAGGCTGGAATATGATTGGAAACCCATATCCACTGGATATACCGCTAATAAACACTTATATAAAGAATATTGGTACAGGAGAAATAAAAACCTACAAAGATGCCGTGATAGCAGGGTGGGTCAGCAATGCATTATACACATACAACGGGAGTACATATAGTTTTGTTTTGTATGACACTGCTGCACTTAAGATTTGGCAGGGATACTGGATTTCTGTAATATTGGACGGGCAATATGAGCTTGTAATTAATAAACCATGAGGGAGCAAATCCAAACATCAAAATACACAATAATATTTCTTACTTTTATAATATCGTTACTCAATTCCTGCGGAGTTGACGGAAAAAGCTCTCAAGGATCATCAAACTCCGCTGCCTTATCATGGGAACCTCCTACAACCAATGTTGATGGGACTGAACTGACAGACCTGGCAGGATTCAAAATCTATTACGGAAAAACATCCGGCACATATTCAGAAGTAATAGATATAAACAACTCTATTGCAACTGAGCATACTATAG
This region includes:
- a CDS encoding fibronectin type III domain-containing protein — its product is MKTGNKLFLIGIAVLYITFHGILNSSFAGEASLSWTPPTTNVDGTTLTDLAGYKVYYGTSSGSYSSILDVGNVTAYTLTNLTENITYFFAVTAYDTAGNESNFSSETSKTIPIPIPPDLISPTGTVSINNDAVYTNTSNIILTLSCTDNDSGCRQMQFSEDNISWSKWEAFSSNKTFTFSSGEGAKNIYVKFQDNAGNISVSCTDSIIVDKTPPSGTSSINSGATYATTSWITITPSCSDNLSGCSLMRISNDNIAWTWFTWKNVSNNKDWQVPNGDGVKVVYIQYRDKAGNYSIKHTAAITLDTTSPIISGIASNNITTNQLTISWTSNEPATSHVEYGTSNLYGTLSNPDNNLTISHTVVLSGLTPDTTYYFRVRSIDQAGNQGISTGYTFTTLRNMQPEIPAPIMDMSIMPALSTKNSVTINWTATGADGTVGTATAYDLRMSRFRIIEDGITPKQGEINFSIAPKITGVIYPAPAGTVESFQVNQLVPNSVYFFAIKAIDEKGNVSAISNVINGNNFPALPVTALRNGYTAISIPLTTQTSDAQTLLSGIVGSPVEVYSWMSYGITNGGGSFTTATNIIPGNGYLLKSNTNNAILNVTGTVITDPTRTIPLNSGWNMIGNPYPLDIPLINTYIKNIGTGEIKTYKDAVIAGWVSNALYTYNGSTYSFVLYDTAALKIWQGYWISVILDGQYELVINKP
- a CDS encoding fibronectin type III domain-containing protein, which codes for MREQIQTSKYTIIFLTFIISLLNSCGVDGKSSQGSSNSAALSWEPPTTNVDGTELTDLAGFKIYYGKTSGTYSEVIDINNSIATEHTIEGLAEGTYYFATTAYDTTGNESYYSNEVIKTIR